A DNA window from Amycolatopsis sp. DSM 110486 contains the following coding sequences:
- a CDS encoding sugar ABC transporter ATP-binding protein yields MTLTIRGLVKGYGAATVLKGVDLDIAPGEVHALLGPNGAGKSTLIKCIGGVVTPDAGELALDGESLGQLTPNRAFAAGIATIHQHLSLIDVLSVSDNLFLGQEKTVAGVLDRAGQRRVTAELLDRFGLDVAPGTKVGGLPMGTKQLLEIAKAWHRTDVRVLILDEPTASLSESETERLFAEIAKMKDGGARIVYTTHRLGEVFRIADRVTVLRDGVVALREKVSDVAPERIVEVISGGTGAPTAPAEPADLGPVRLRLRDLAGPRFGPIDLDVRSGEILGLYGVLGSGRTSLLETLAGGYRAAGGSAEVDGERSAPRTPAGAVRRGIALVPSDRLRQALWPTRNAADNLLLPSYRRLARFGLRRHGREKRLFAETARQVDLQPPDGGRKGGQFSGGNQQKLVLGRWLARAGELGVLLLDEPTQGVDVGARRQIYQVCRELAARGLAVVFASSDAQEVALLAHRAVVMDRGRLTTELTGEDITESALLAEAHQFTGVTTDLPDDAAATLPEVRP; encoded by the coding sequence ATGACGCTCACCATTCGAGGCCTGGTCAAGGGATACGGCGCGGCCACCGTCCTCAAGGGAGTCGATCTCGACATCGCTCCCGGAGAGGTGCACGCGCTGCTCGGCCCCAACGGCGCCGGAAAGTCGACCTTGATCAAGTGCATCGGCGGAGTGGTGACCCCGGACGCGGGTGAGCTGGCGCTCGACGGCGAGTCGCTGGGCCAGCTCACCCCGAACCGGGCCTTCGCCGCCGGGATCGCCACCATCCACCAGCACCTCTCGCTGATCGACGTGCTGTCGGTGAGCGACAACCTGTTCCTCGGCCAGGAGAAGACCGTCGCCGGGGTGCTCGACCGGGCCGGCCAGCGGCGGGTCACCGCCGAGCTGCTCGACCGGTTCGGCCTCGACGTCGCGCCGGGGACGAAGGTCGGCGGACTGCCCATGGGCACCAAGCAGCTCCTCGAGATCGCGAAGGCGTGGCACCGCACCGACGTGCGGGTGCTGATCCTCGACGAGCCCACGGCGTCGCTGTCGGAGAGCGAAACGGAACGGCTCTTCGCCGAGATCGCGAAGATGAAGGACGGCGGGGCGCGCATCGTCTACACCACGCACCGCCTGGGCGAGGTCTTCCGCATCGCCGACCGGGTCACGGTCCTTCGTGACGGTGTGGTCGCGTTGCGGGAGAAGGTCTCCGATGTCGCGCCGGAGCGGATCGTCGAGGTGATCTCCGGCGGTACCGGCGCGCCGACGGCACCGGCCGAGCCCGCCGACCTCGGTCCGGTCCGGCTGCGGCTGCGGGACCTGGCCGGCCCGCGGTTCGGGCCGATCGACCTCGACGTGCGATCCGGCGAGATCCTCGGTCTCTACGGTGTGCTCGGCTCCGGCCGCACGTCGCTTCTGGAGACACTCGCCGGCGGCTACCGCGCCGCCGGCGGCAGCGCGGAGGTCGACGGCGAACGGTCGGCACCGCGCACCCCGGCGGGTGCGGTGCGGCGCGGGATCGCGCTCGTCCCGTCGGACCGGCTCCGGCAGGCGCTGTGGCCGACCCGCAACGCGGCGGACAACCTGCTGCTCCCGTCGTACCGGCGGCTCGCGCGGTTCGGCCTTCGGCGGCACGGTCGCGAGAAGCGGCTGTTCGCCGAGACCGCCCGGCAGGTCGACCTCCAGCCGCCCGACGGCGGACGCAAGGGCGGCCAGTTCTCCGGCGGGAACCAGCAGAAGCTCGTCCTCGGCCGCTGGCTCGCGCGGGCCGGGGAGCTCGGTGTGCTGTTGCTCGACGAGCCGACGCAGGGCGTCGACGTCGGGGCCCGGCGGCAGATCTACCAGGTGTGCCGGGAGCTGGCCGCCCGCGGTCTCGCGGTCGTCTTCGCGTCTTCGGATGCCCAGGAGGTCGCCCTGCTCGCGCACCGCGCCGTCGTGATGGACCGCGGCCGGCTCACCACCGAGCTGACCGGCGAGGACATCACCGAATCCGCCTTGCTCGCCGAAGCCCATCAGTTCACCGGTGTCACCACTGACCTGCCCGACGACGCCGCAGCCACCCTCCCGGAGGTACGCCCATGA
- a CDS encoding type II 3-dehydroquinate dehydratase → MRIAVLHGPNLNLLGARRPEKYGTTTLAEITADVDQTAAQWGATAVHYQSNHEGALVDWVHAHRDAVDAIVINPAGLTPVAYSLLDAIRDTDRPFAVVHISQWHALDGKDRNDIFAPLAAVYLAGAGWHGYALAVEALVFKVQNRVAAEASGNAAAGW, encoded by the coding sequence ATGCGAATCGCCGTCCTCCACGGTCCGAACCTCAACTTGCTGGGGGCGCGCCGGCCGGAGAAGTACGGGACCACCACACTCGCCGAGATCACCGCCGACGTTGATCAGACCGCGGCGCAGTGGGGCGCCACGGCCGTTCACTACCAGTCGAACCACGAGGGCGCGCTCGTCGACTGGGTGCACGCCCACCGCGACGCGGTCGACGCGATCGTGATCAACCCGGCCGGACTGACCCCGGTTGCCTACTCGCTCCTCGACGCCATCCGGGACACCGACCGGCCGTTCGCCGTCGTGCACATCTCTCAGTGGCACGCCCTCGACGGCAAGGACCGCAACGACATCTTCGCCCCCTTGGCCGCGGTATACCTCGCCGGCGCGGGCTGGCACGGTTACGCCCTGGCCGTCGAGGCACTCGTGTTCAAGGTTCAGAACCGGGTGGCAGCGGAGGCATCGGGGAACGCGGCCGCGGGGTGGTGA
- a CDS encoding DeoR/GlpR family DNA-binding transcription regulator — translation MLPDERRRQILALLNSSEVLRPADMAVQLDVSPETIRRDLVLLEREGAIRRVYGGAAKAKNLSRSAEPGRVERENIEREAKAEIAEVVASIVGDDDTVFLDVGTTVLAAARALPESFRGRVVTNNLGAVLAMAGRDGVNLHLVGGRVRHDELTCSGPDAEDQVSNFFADKAFLGSGGVHATGGLTDYHLDEIAVRRRMISNAAEVYVLADGSKLGHVALRKVCELDRITALITDSSADPEMVAQLRDAGLTVVQPAVAGAEDAAS, via the coding sequence GTGCTTCCCGACGAACGCCGCAGGCAGATCCTGGCGCTGCTGAACAGCAGCGAGGTGCTCCGGCCCGCGGACATGGCGGTCCAGCTCGACGTGTCGCCGGAGACCATCCGGCGCGATCTCGTGCTGCTGGAACGCGAAGGCGCCATCCGCCGCGTGTACGGGGGTGCGGCCAAGGCCAAGAACCTGTCCCGCAGCGCCGAGCCCGGCCGGGTGGAGCGCGAGAACATCGAGCGGGAGGCCAAGGCGGAGATCGCCGAGGTGGTCGCCTCGATCGTCGGTGACGACGACACGGTGTTCCTCGACGTGGGCACCACTGTGCTCGCCGCCGCCCGCGCGCTGCCCGAGTCGTTCCGCGGCCGCGTGGTCACCAACAACCTCGGCGCGGTCCTGGCGATGGCCGGCCGGGACGGGGTGAACCTTCACCTCGTGGGCGGCCGGGTCCGGCACGACGAGCTGACCTGCTCCGGGCCCGACGCCGAGGATCAGGTCAGCAACTTCTTCGCGGACAAGGCGTTCCTGGGCTCCGGCGGGGTCCACGCGACCGGCGGGCTCACCGACTACCACCTCGACGAGATCGCCGTCCGGCGCCGGATGATCAGCAACGCGGCCGAGGTCTACGTGCTGGCGGACGGAAGCAAGCTCGGGCACGTCGCGCTGCGGAAGGTCTGCGAGCTCGACCGCATCACGGCGCTGATCACCGACTCCTCAGCGGACCCCGAAATGGTCGCGCAGCTGCGCGACGCGGGGCTGACCGTCGTGCAGCCGGCCGTGGCCGGAGCCGAGGACGCGGCCTCATGA
- a CDS encoding ABC transporter permease, which translates to MTTATVTPEGSTTRRTPVLELVLRSALLIGLLVLVGFFTSGSDLFLTVGNIKNIALSGAVLLIVAVPQAVLVIMGYVDLSVGSVVGLSGVVTGLLIVDHHLNWGLAVLAGLVVGAVGGLVNGVLVSYTRLSPIIVTLGTLQLYRGIAQFLRSDPPADFGTGMSLLGRGIYAGIPVPVWIAFIVFGLGALFLYGTPAGRQVYAIGVNREAAFLSGIATKRLPLLVFVVTGLAAGLGGVLFAARLDSAPPSTLGANFELQVLTAVLLGGVAFSGGRGTMLGVLLGVVFLGVLNNGMTLMNVPYFAQAIATGAALVVAAGLDELGQQAGALRRVLRRT; encoded by the coding sequence ATGACGACGGCAACCGTCACCCCCGAGGGGAGTACCACCCGGCGCACGCCGGTGCTGGAGCTCGTCCTGCGGTCGGCACTGCTGATCGGCCTGCTCGTGTTGGTCGGCTTCTTCACCAGCGGGTCGGACCTGTTCCTCACCGTGGGGAACATCAAGAACATCGCGCTGTCGGGCGCCGTGCTGCTCATCGTCGCGGTGCCGCAGGCGGTGCTCGTGATCATGGGCTACGTGGACCTGTCGGTGGGGTCGGTGGTCGGGTTGTCCGGGGTGGTCACCGGGCTGCTCATCGTCGACCATCACCTGAACTGGGGGCTGGCCGTGCTCGCCGGCCTCGTCGTCGGCGCCGTGGGTGGTCTGGTCAACGGCGTACTCGTGTCCTACACCCGGCTCAGCCCGATCATCGTCACGCTCGGTACTTTGCAGCTGTATCGGGGGATCGCGCAGTTCCTGCGCTCGGACCCGCCGGCCGACTTCGGCACGGGGATGTCGCTGCTGGGGCGCGGTATCTACGCCGGCATCCCGGTCCCGGTGTGGATCGCGTTCATCGTGTTCGGGCTCGGCGCGCTGTTCCTCTACGGCACGCCCGCCGGCCGCCAGGTCTACGCGATCGGCGTCAACCGGGAGGCGGCGTTCCTCTCCGGGATCGCGACGAAACGGTTGCCGCTGCTGGTGTTCGTGGTCACCGGTCTCGCCGCCGGCCTCGGCGGGGTGCTCTTCGCGGCGCGGCTCGACTCCGCGCCGCCGAGCACGCTCGGCGCCAACTTCGAGCTGCAGGTGCTCACCGCGGTGCTGCTGGGCGGGGTCGCGTTCAGCGGCGGCCGGGGGACGATGCTCGGTGTCCTGCTGGGGGTGGTTTTCCTCGGCGTGCTCAACAACGGTATGACCTTGATGAACGTGCCGTACTTCGCACAGGCCATCGCGACCGGCGCGGCCCTCGTGGTCGCGGCCGGCCTGGACGAACTCGGGCAGCAGGCCGGCGCTCTGCGCCGGGTGCTCCGGAGAACGTGA
- a CDS encoding TetR/AcrR family transcriptional regulator, translating to MLNQEVLQAQSTQIDTVSGATYTSSSLLDRSFHNKYGRFVARTREFDTDAAIETAMSAFRRAGYAGTSIQDLVDATGVGRGSLYAAFGSKEGLYLAVLDQYRERYAEPIVGLLKEGVNTKAVIREVLVGVVDATVEDGNREACLVVGAATELAHRDLAVRDRLQGTIQSLEDALFELIVRGQAAGELPADRSAATTARLLVTTIQGLRVVGAIRPDRATLMATVDLALTCFC from the coding sequence GTGCTCAACCAGGAGGTACTGCAGGCGCAGAGCACGCAGATCGACACCGTCAGCGGCGCGACCTACACCTCCAGCTCATTACTTGACCGGTCATTCCATAACAAGTACGGTCGCTTCGTGGCACGGACGAGAGAATTCGACACCGACGCGGCGATCGAGACCGCCATGTCGGCGTTCCGGCGGGCAGGCTACGCGGGGACGTCGATCCAGGACCTCGTGGACGCCACCGGCGTCGGCCGAGGGTCGCTCTACGCGGCATTCGGCAGCAAAGAAGGCCTCTACCTGGCAGTCCTCGACCAGTACCGAGAGCGGTACGCGGAGCCGATCGTCGGCCTGCTCAAGGAAGGCGTGAACACCAAGGCGGTCATTCGCGAGGTTCTGGTGGGCGTGGTCGACGCGACCGTCGAGGACGGTAACCGTGAGGCCTGCCTCGTGGTTGGCGCGGCGACCGAGCTCGCGCACCGCGATCTCGCCGTGCGTGATCGTCTGCAGGGCACCATCCAGTCACTCGAGGATGCACTGTTCGAGCTGATCGTTCGCGGCCAGGCCGCCGGCGAGCTCCCCGCCGACCGCAGTGCCGCGACAACGGCGCGACTGCTCGTCACCACCATCCAGGGACTCCGGGTCGTCGGCGCCATCCGACCCGACCGCGCCACACTCATGGCGACGGTGGACCTCGCCCTGACCTGCTTCTGCTGA
- a CDS encoding N,N-dimethylformamidase beta subunit family domain-containing protein yields the protein MRLIGYLDQLSARPGDSLPVRISGDGGQVTVDLVRLLHGDTNPLGPGFLSTDVASVPSQVVVAGEQVTPVGSCLRADDVVPAGTTRLSAGVVIWPTTVDAGREQGVLSVVDAGGEAVVAVTLGESGRLRLCTGAGAVLLEAARPLANRRWYRVSAEVGAGGVALEIVPLEPFPGDEKPVSLRGESEVDLSAASGVVVAALRCPSEGPRYFPAGVFNGKVEHPVLSSGEDTLAEWAFERGFATDTAEDVSGRGRHGLLVNKPARAMTGHTWTGEVHDSAAAPEQYAAIHFHDDDLIDAGWPETARVDLPADLPSGIYAVRLRGTTRDGEETDHIPVVVAPATGAPRPKVAYLIPTFTYLAYANERLQHRLDYEAAGITDHPITPGLHDVTLAEHPEFGASLYDLHSDGSGICYTSALRPILNLRPDYRMWLQNAPRSLGADLYLEHWLVRSGVEHDVLSDHDLHADPEHALDGYQVVLTGSHPEYYSGAMLDALQRHVDTGHCLMYLGGNGFYWVTSQDPGQPGVLEVRRSGGIRTWEIQPGEGHHSTTGEPGGLWRWRGRSPNKLAGVGMCSQGWDEKAPPFERTPLSYEPEWAWVFEGIDDHLIGDFGLIMNGASGDELDRCDFALGSPPNTAVLATSQRHSDFYQLAVEDVLMLAPGLGGSESDLVRSDMVIVERPGGGAVFSVGSICFTGCLPWNGYENNVSRLLNNVLGNFGARV from the coding sequence ATGAGGTTGATCGGCTACCTGGACCAGCTGTCCGCCCGGCCGGGGGACTCGCTCCCGGTCCGGATCAGCGGTGACGGCGGGCAGGTCACGGTCGATCTCGTCCGGCTCCTGCACGGCGACACGAACCCGCTCGGCCCCGGCTTCCTCAGCACCGACGTGGCTTCCGTCCCCAGCCAGGTCGTGGTCGCGGGGGAGCAGGTCACGCCGGTGGGCTCGTGCCTGCGAGCGGACGACGTCGTCCCGGCCGGCACCACCCGGCTGAGCGCCGGCGTGGTGATCTGGCCGACCACTGTGGACGCGGGCCGGGAACAGGGTGTGCTGAGCGTGGTGGACGCCGGGGGAGAGGCGGTCGTCGCGGTGACACTCGGGGAATCCGGCCGCCTTCGGCTGTGCACCGGTGCCGGTGCGGTGCTGCTCGAAGCCGCCCGGCCGCTGGCGAACCGGCGCTGGTACCGCGTCTCCGCCGAGGTCGGCGCCGGTGGTGTGGCATTGGAAATCGTGCCGCTGGAACCGTTCCCGGGCGACGAAAAGCCGGTCAGCCTGCGTGGTGAGTCCGAAGTGGACCTTTCGGCCGCGAGCGGGGTGGTGGTCGCCGCGCTGCGCTGCCCGTCGGAGGGCCCCCGGTACTTCCCCGCCGGCGTGTTCAACGGCAAGGTCGAGCATCCCGTGCTCTCCTCCGGTGAAGACACGCTCGCCGAGTGGGCCTTCGAACGCGGTTTCGCCACCGACACCGCCGAGGACGTCTCCGGACGGGGCCGGCACGGGCTGCTGGTGAACAAACCGGCGCGCGCGATGACGGGGCACACGTGGACCGGCGAGGTGCACGACAGCGCCGCCGCGCCGGAGCAGTACGCCGCGATCCACTTCCACGACGACGACCTGATCGACGCCGGCTGGCCCGAGACGGCCCGGGTGGACCTGCCGGCCGACCTGCCGAGCGGCATCTACGCGGTCCGGCTCCGCGGGACCACCCGGGACGGCGAGGAAACCGACCACATCCCGGTCGTGGTGGCGCCCGCGACCGGTGCGCCCCGCCCGAAGGTCGCCTACCTGATCCCGACCTTCACCTACCTGGCCTACGCCAACGAACGCCTCCAGCACCGCCTCGACTACGAGGCCGCCGGCATCACCGATCATCCGATCACGCCGGGACTGCACGACGTGACGCTCGCCGAGCACCCGGAGTTCGGAGCCAGCCTCTACGACCTGCACAGCGACGGCTCCGGCATCTGCTACACGAGCGCGTTGCGGCCGATCCTCAACCTGCGCCCGGACTACCGCATGTGGCTGCAGAACGCGCCGCGCAGCTTGGGTGCCGACCTCTACCTCGAGCACTGGCTCGTCCGAAGCGGTGTCGAGCACGACGTGCTCAGCGACCACGACCTGCACGCCGACCCCGAGCACGCGCTGGACGGCTACCAGGTGGTGCTCACCGGCTCGCACCCCGAGTACTACAGCGGGGCGATGCTCGACGCGCTGCAGCGTCACGTCGACACCGGACACTGCCTGATGTACCTGGGCGGCAACGGGTTCTACTGGGTCACCTCGCAGGACCCGGGACAGCCGGGTGTGCTGGAGGTGCGTCGCTCGGGTGGCATCCGGACCTGGGAGATCCAGCCGGGGGAGGGCCACCACTCGACCACCGGCGAGCCGGGTGGGCTGTGGCGCTGGCGCGGCCGGTCGCCCAACAAGCTCGCCGGAGTCGGCATGTGCAGCCAGGGCTGGGACGAGAAGGCCCCGCCCTTCGAGCGCACCCCACTGTCCTACGAGCCCGAATGGGCCTGGGTTTTCGAAGGCATCGACGACCATCTCATCGGTGACTTCGGTCTGATCATGAACGGCGCGAGCGGCGACGAACTCGACCGCTGCGACTTCGCACTGGGCAGCCCGCCGAACACGGCTGTGCTGGCCACCTCACAGCGCCACAGCGACTTCTACCAGCTCGCCGTCGAGGACGTGCTGATGCTCGCCCCCGGGCTGGGCGGCAGCGAGTCCGATCTCGTCCGCTCCGACATGGTGATCGTCGAGCGCCCGGGCGGCGGTGCGGTCTTCTCCGTCGGCTCCATCTGCTTCACCGGCTGCCTGCCGTGGAACGGCTACGAGAACAACGTTTCCCGGCTGCTGAACAACGTGCTCGGCAACTTCGGCGCCCGCGTCTGA
- a CDS encoding sugar ABC transporter substrate-binding protein, translated as MKHPVPFRRLAGATAVALLTLSLAACGGITQDSGSASGGQSCKRSTDKVIGFDYPLTSLSVYGDLKRFAEQRATARGYQLKYTADDEDLQKQTQNVQTWVTQKIPAIVSYPLEPASMEPLAQQARGNCTVFVSYASPLKNQDASVLFSGLESGQALGKTATEWAKQHQGPVKVLVLNNRDLAVGAQRDDGLKASFAAGGNVEIVSTQKAGTRADGEQIARTVLQAHPDLNMVLGYDDDVALGAQQAFLNAGKNPKDPGIFIGGQDGSKEGLQAVSQGGIYRVSVAVRIRDIGFAVTDVAADLLEGKPNKGVNVPPVALTASTPSLKDYLSDYS; from the coding sequence ATGAAACACCCCGTCCCGTTCCGCCGGCTGGCCGGCGCCACCGCGGTGGCCCTCTTGACTCTGTCCCTGGCCGCTTGCGGTGGCATCACCCAGGACAGCGGCTCGGCCTCCGGCGGCCAGTCGTGCAAGCGCTCCACCGACAAGGTGATCGGCTTCGACTACCCGTTGACGTCGCTGTCGGTCTACGGCGACCTCAAGCGGTTCGCCGAGCAGCGAGCCACCGCGCGCGGGTACCAGTTGAAGTACACCGCCGACGACGAGGATCTGCAGAAGCAGACCCAGAACGTGCAAACGTGGGTCACGCAGAAGATCCCCGCGATCGTGTCCTACCCGCTCGAGCCGGCGTCGATGGAACCGCTCGCACAGCAGGCGCGGGGCAACTGCACGGTGTTCGTCTCCTACGCCTCGCCGCTGAAGAACCAGGACGCCTCGGTGCTGTTCAGCGGCCTCGAGAGCGGTCAGGCGCTTGGCAAGACGGCCACCGAGTGGGCCAAACAGCACCAGGGACCGGTGAAGGTGCTCGTGCTCAACAACCGGGACCTCGCGGTGGGTGCGCAGCGCGACGACGGCCTGAAGGCGTCCTTCGCCGCGGGTGGCAACGTCGAGATCGTCTCCACGCAGAAAGCCGGCACCCGCGCGGACGGCGAGCAGATCGCCCGTACCGTCCTGCAGGCGCACCCCGACCTCAACATGGTGCTCGGGTACGACGACGACGTCGCCCTGGGCGCGCAGCAGGCGTTCCTCAACGCGGGCAAGAACCCGAAGGACCCGGGCATCTTCATCGGCGGCCAGGACGGGTCGAAGGAAGGCCTTCAGGCGGTGTCGCAGGGCGGGATCTACCGGGTCTCGGTCGCGGTGCGCATCCGTGACATCGGCTTCGCGGTCACCGACGTGGCGGCGGACCTGTTGGAGGGCAAGCCGAACAAGGGTGTGAACGTCCCGCCGGTTGCGCTCACCGCGAGCACCCCCTCGCTCAAGGACTACCTGAGCGACTACAGCTGA
- a CDS encoding citryl-CoA lyase, with protein sequence MAVTPAQTTVDDVADWWANSICRMEPGVVELRGVPVQDLIGHRGLVSTIWLMVRGSSPTTDEEALLEAAMVASVDHGPQAPSIAIARMTATCGVGMNNAIASGVNALGDSHGGAGQQCVELLSDIVERQSAGVDLDAATAEVVAEYRARDPYLPGFGHRFHPVDPRRDPLLGLVDKAVSAGVVEGRHAAAARAVETELNRGRRKPVPMNIDGATAVIYAELGFPPELARGLFVLSRSVGILAHAWEETNSGRRNKGPMPTSILPTYR encoded by the coding sequence GTCGCCGACTGGTGGGCCAACAGCATCTGCCGCATGGAACCCGGCGTGGTCGAGCTGCGGGGCGTCCCTGTGCAGGATCTGATCGGCCACCGCGGCCTGGTGTCGACGATCTGGCTGATGGTCCGCGGCAGCAGCCCGACCACCGACGAGGAAGCACTGCTGGAAGCGGCGATGGTCGCGTCCGTCGACCACGGCCCGCAGGCACCTTCCATCGCGATCGCCAGGATGACGGCCACCTGCGGCGTCGGCATGAACAACGCCATCGCGTCCGGCGTCAACGCCCTCGGCGATTCCCACGGCGGCGCCGGACAGCAGTGCGTGGAACTGCTGTCCGACATCGTGGAACGTCAGTCGGCGGGAGTGGACCTCGACGCCGCGACGGCGGAAGTGGTCGCCGAGTACCGTGCGCGCGACCCGTACCTGCCCGGGTTCGGTCACCGGTTCCACCCGGTCGATCCCCGGCGCGACCCGCTGCTCGGCCTGGTCGACAAGGCGGTGTCGGCGGGAGTTGTCGAGGGCAGGCACGCCGCGGCAGCCCGGGCGGTCGAGACGGAGCTCAACCGAGGGCGCCGCAAGCCCGTGCCGATGAACATCGACGGAGCCACCGCCGTGATCTACGCCGAACTCGGGTTCCCGCCCGAGCTCGCGCGGGGCCTGTTCGTTTTGAGCCGCAGCGTCGGCATCCTCGCCCACGCCTGGGAGGAAACGAACTCCGGCCGGCGCAACAAGGGCCCGATGCCGACCTCGATCCTGCCCACCTACCGCTGA
- a CDS encoding Gfo/Idh/MocA family protein: MNQIGVGIIGGGTTGWAAISHVPALAALRGFALRAVSTSRRVSADAAAEAFGVKGYDNHADLIADPDVDIVVVAVKVAHHRELTTAVVAAGKTVFTEWPLAIDLENADELTRIAAAKGVRTIAGLQGRFAPEVRYARDLIADGYVGDILGTTLVGSGAAWGPTATKANSYWYDDTKGVTTFTVPTMHALDAVNHVVGDFAGITADLVRRRDQVTVADDGSILTVTAPDHVAISGVLTSGAAASIYYRGGVSRGDNLRWEINGTAGDLVLTSSNGNFQVADLTLSGGRGDDTTVHPLTVPDAYYTDVPRDLSGPAHNVAQLYAQHARDLAENTSLVPDFRHALHRHRFIDAVNRAASTGVRQLIPAGGVTR; the protein is encoded by the coding sequence ATGAATCAGATCGGCGTCGGCATCATCGGTGGCGGCACCACCGGCTGGGCTGCCATCAGTCACGTTCCCGCACTCGCCGCCCTCCGGGGTTTCGCCCTGCGGGCCGTGAGCACCTCCAGGCGCGTGTCCGCTGACGCGGCAGCCGAGGCGTTCGGCGTGAAGGGCTACGACAACCATGCCGACCTCATCGCCGATCCGGACGTCGACATCGTCGTCGTCGCGGTCAAGGTCGCGCACCATCGTGAGCTGACGACCGCCGTCGTGGCCGCGGGCAAGACGGTTTTCACCGAGTGGCCGCTCGCGATCGATCTCGAGAACGCCGATGAGCTCACCCGCATCGCCGCCGCGAAGGGCGTCAGGACGATCGCCGGCCTGCAGGGCCGGTTCGCGCCCGAGGTTCGCTACGCCCGCGATCTGATCGCAGACGGGTATGTCGGCGACATCCTCGGCACCACACTCGTCGGCTCCGGTGCCGCGTGGGGGCCGACGGCCACCAAGGCGAACTCCTACTGGTACGACGACACGAAGGGCGTCACCACGTTCACCGTCCCGACCATGCACGCGCTCGATGCGGTCAATCACGTCGTCGGCGACTTCGCCGGCATCACCGCGGACCTCGTGCGCCGCCGCGACCAAGTCACGGTCGCCGACGACGGCAGCATCCTCACCGTCACCGCTCCCGACCACGTCGCGATCAGCGGTGTGCTCACCAGCGGCGCCGCGGCTTCGATCTACTACCGTGGCGGCGTCTCCCGCGGCGACAACCTGCGCTGGGAAATCAACGGCACCGCGGGCGACCTTGTCCTTACCTCCTCCAACGGCAACTTCCAGGTCGCCGATCTCACCCTCTCCGGCGGCCGCGGCGACGACACCACGGTGCACCCCCTGACGGTGCCCGACGCCTACTACACCGATGTCCCTCGCGACCTCTCCGGACCCGCGCACAACGTCGCGCAGCTATACGCGCAGCACGCCCGCGACCTCGCGGAGAACACCTCACTCGTCCCGGACTTCCGGCACGCACTCCACCGCCACCGCTTCATCGACGCCGTGAACCGCGCAGCCTCCACTGGCGTGCGCCAGCTCATCCCGGCAGGCGGAGTCACGCGGTGA